The Candidatus Nitrosotalea sinensis DNA segment AGAAATTGTTCAAGAAAGTGGTAACAATATGGTTGTCAAGTTAAAGGACATACCTGTTCAATACGCTAATGCACTTAGAAGAATCTGTTTAGCAGGAATTCCTACATTTGCAGTTGACGACGTTGTAATTATCGAAAATTCTTCAGTTTTACCAGATGAAGGAGTAGCACATAGGCTTGCAATGGTGCCACTTAGAACAGATCTGTCAAGATTTGTAGAACCATCAGCCTGTGATTGCCACAGTGAGCTTGGATGCAGTAGATGCAGAGTATTACTTGTACTAGATTCAGGCAGTTCTGATACAACACGCACTATTACATCAGCAGAGATCAGTTCAGAAGATGAAGTTGTCAAGCCAGTCAGTCCAAATATTCCAATTGTTGCACTAGCTCCAAGTCAGAAATTAAAAGTGGAGGCATATGCAAGACTAGGCAGAGGCAACGATCATGCAAAATGGAACTCTGCAACAATAGCAATTCTTACTGCTACAAATAATCCAAATGAGCACATTTTAACTATAGAAACTACAGGCAGTCTAACTCCAAAAGAAGTACTTCGTGCTTCAATTGACGAACTAGAAAAGAGATTAGATGAGTTCCAAAAGAATCTAGCCACCCTGGGCTGAGCATCATATATTATATTTGGGTAAAAGTGGGCAATATTACACATGACTAATCAAGTTGTCATTCAAATGGTCAATACTTTGCGGGTAGCCTCGAAGAAGAACAAGGCTCCAATATGGGAAAGACTAGCAGATCTGGCCTTGAAACCCACAAGAGCAAAGAGGACAATGAATCTAGGTCAGATTGACAGACTTGCAGCAGACAATGATGTCATCATAGTTCCAGGCAAAGTGCTAGGAACTGGAAACTTGTCACACAAAATCACATTATGTTCATTTTCAATATCTACCACAGGTGCAAAAAAAGTAACTGCATCAGGCGGAAAAGTATTAGACATATCGCAAATAATTAAAAATCATCCAACAGGAAAAGGAGTGAAAATAATTGGCTAAACAAGTTTCCGAAGTAAAATCAAAGAATACAGCACCACAGACTATCATAGTAGACGGTTCAAACATGATAGCTGGTAGATTATGCTCTCATGTTGCAAAACTTCTCATAAAAGGAAACAGAGTATCAATTGTCAATTCAGAAAACATCATGCTTTCTGGAGACAGAGATGCAATAATTGAACAATATAGAAAATTCTTAGAGATTGCAAGTATCAACAATCCAAGATTTGGTCCATTCCACCCTCGTAGACCAGACACAATCATAAGCAGAATGGTCAGAGGCATGTTACCAAAGAACAAGCCTTCAGGCAAGACATCTCTGAAAAGACTAAGAGCATATCTCGGAGTACCAAATGAATTAAGATCTAAAAAGACAACACAGTTTGAAGATGCTAAAATTAGAAGACCTTCTCCATATTATACAACTCTTGGAGAATTAGGTAGAATGGTAGGGTGGCACGAATAATGGTTAAACTAGAAAGTTACTACGCATCAAGAAAGACTGCTCGTGCACATGCATTCATTACAAAAGGAGCAGGCAGAGTAAGAATTAACAACATTCCAGTAGAAATGGTTCAACAAGAAGTGGCACGTGAAGTAATGTTAGGACCACTAGAAGTTGCAGGAGACATTAGAAACAAGATAGATCTTTCAGTAAGAGTCAAGGGAGGAGGATTCATGGGACAGTCATATGCAAGCGCAATTGCAATATCACGAGCCATGACAGGTTGGACAAAAACAAGAAAAGAACCAAAAGACCACCCACTCACAAGAACAGTTAGAGAAGATCTTAGAAAACGATTAAACGATTATGACAAACACTTGCTAAGCGGCGACGATAGAAGAAAAGAACCAAAGAAATTTGGTGGCCCAGGCGCTAGAAGAAGAAAACAAAAGTCTTACAGATAGCTTTGAAAGCTGTAATCTTGGCTGGAGGCCGCGGTATACGTGGGAGGCCATTTACAGATTATATTCCAAAAGCAATGATTCCAGTACAAGGACGACCTTTGGTATATCATATTGCCAAATACCTATCAAAATTTGACATCATAGATGAGATAATCATATTAGGTGATTTCACAGGCATTGGAAAACAAATAGAGAAATATTTTGAGAATCACATCTCATTTAAAAAACCAATCAAGTTCATCCAGGACTCACAGAGTGGTACAGGGGGAGATCTTGTACATCTCAAGACAGCAATAGGTAAGAGCGGTGATTTTCTTTTATGGTTTGTAGACAACTTGTGCCCAATAGATATAGACAATTTGCGCCAATTTCACAAAGATTCTAGAGTAGATGCAACAATTGCAGTAAGAAGATACAGAAAAGAAGAAACGGGTTTTGCAATAGTTAAGGATGGAATAATACAAGAATTCAAAGAAAAACCAACAATAGAACTACAGATGGCAGAGTGCCTTGGAATATACATCATCAATTCTAAAATAATTGATACAATCAAAATAAAAAAACAAAGAAAGAAGAGCTTGAATTTATCATATGATATTTTACAGCCACTATCAAAGAAAGGAAGTATTGCAGCATATGACATTGGAAAAACTCAGTGGCTAGACATTGATTCTCCTACACGCGTAGAAAGAAACAAAGAATTGGTAGATACTATAATAAAAAAACTAGATTAAATTTTGTGAGTTTGCTCGTATTGCACAATTTGTTTTTCATGTAACAAAGTTATTGCAATATCATCAAGACCTTCAAGCAGAATTTTTTTCCAGTGTGGTTCTATATCAAATGACATGGACCAACCATCTGCACGTATAGATTGATTTTCTAGATCTACATCAATCTCAGACTTTACTGAAAATAATTTCTGCAGCGATTCTTCAGACACTGTGATAGGCAAGATCCCATTTTTGAAACAATTGTTATAGAAAATGTCTGCAAATGAGGTAGATATTATAACTTTGAAACCATAGTCATCAAGCGCCCATACCGCATGTTCACGACTTGAACCACAACCAAAGTTGTCTCGCGCAAGTAAGATCTTGGAATTTTTGTATTTAGGATCATTTAAGATGAAATCTTTTCTTGGTACATCTTCTTTTTCATATCTCCAATCATAAAACAAGTATTGACCAAATCCAGTTCTCTGAACTAATTTTAGAAATTGTTTGGGTACTATTTGATCAGTATCGACATTTACCTTATCAAGCGGCGTAGCAACACTCTTTATTTTTTTGAAAGGTTCCATGTTAGTTCAAATCCAATTCTCGTACATCTACAAAGTGTCCATAAATTGCAGCTGCTGCAGCCATCACAGGGCTTACAAGATGAGTTCTTCCTCCAGCACCCTGTCTTCCTTCAAAGTTTCTATTTGAAGTGCTGGCGCATCTTTCTCCTGCTTTTAAGATATCAGGATTCATACCAAGGCACATGCTACATCCAGACTCTCTCCATTCAAATCCAGCATCTTTGAATATTTTATCCAGTCCGAGATCTTCCGCATTTTTCTTTACAAGCTGGGATCCTGGAACAACCATTGCTCTTACTTTGGGGGATACTTTTCTTCCTTTGACAACTTTGGAAGCCTCCATCAAGTCTTCAAGTCTGGAATTAGTACATGAGCCTATGAATACTCTATCAATT contains these protein-coding regions:
- a CDS encoding DNA-directed RNA polymerase subunit D, which gives rise to MTSLEIVQESGNNMVVKLKDIPVQYANALRRICLAGIPTFAVDDVVIIENSSVLPDEGVAHRLAMVPLRTDLSRFVEPSACDCHSELGCSRCRVLLVLDSGSSDTTRTITSAEISSEDEVVKPVSPNIPIVALAPSQKLKVEAYARLGRGNDHAKWNSATIAILTATNNPNEHILTIETTGSLTPKEVLRASIDELEKRLDEFQKNLATLG
- a CDS encoding 50S ribosomal protein L18e, encoding MTNQVVIQMVNTLRVASKKNKAPIWERLADLALKPTRAKRTMNLGQIDRLAADNDVIIVPGKVLGTGNLSHKITLCSFSISTTGAKKVTASGGKVLDISQIIKNHPTGKGVKIIG
- a CDS encoding 50S ribosomal protein L13, with product MAKQVSEVKSKNTAPQTIIVDGSNMIAGRLCSHVAKLLIKGNRVSIVNSENIMLSGDRDAIIEQYRKFLEIASINNPRFGPFHPRRPDTIISRMVRGMLPKNKPSGKTSLKRLRAYLGVPNELRSKKTTQFEDAKIRRPSPYYTTLGELGRMVGWHE
- the rpsI gene encoding 30S ribosomal protein S9; protein product: MVKLESYYASRKTARAHAFITKGAGRVRINNIPVEMVQQEVAREVMLGPLEVAGDIRNKIDLSVRVKGGGFMGQSYASAIAISRAMTGWTKTRKEPKDHPLTRTVREDLRKRLNDYDKHLLSGDDRRKEPKKFGGPGARRRKQKSYR
- a CDS encoding nucleotidyltransferase family protein, yielding MAGGRGIRGRPFTDYIPKAMIPVQGRPLVYHIAKYLSKFDIIDEIIILGDFTGIGKQIEKYFENHISFKKPIKFIQDSQSGTGGDLVHLKTAIGKSGDFLLWFVDNLCPIDIDNLRQFHKDSRVDATIAVRRYRKEETGFAIVKDGIIQEFKEKPTIELQMAECLGIYIINSKIIDTIKIKKQRKKSLNLSYDILQPLSKKGSIAAYDIGKTQWLDIDSPTRVERNKELVDTIIKKLD
- the leuD gene encoding 3-isopropylmalate dehydratase small subunit; this encodes MEPFKKIKSVATPLDKVNVDTDQIVPKQFLKLVQRTGFGQYLFYDWRYEKEDVPRKDFILNDPKYKNSKILLARDNFGCGSSREHAVWALDDYGFKVIISTSFADIFYNNCFKNGILPITVSEESLQKLFSVKSEIDVDLENQSIRADGWSMSFDIEPHWKKILLEGLDDIAITLLHEKQIVQYEQTHKI